Proteins encoded by one window of Arabidopsis thaliana chromosome 2, partial sequence:
- the AIR3 gene encoding Subtilisin-like serine endopeptidase family protein (AUXIN-INDUCED IN ROOT CULTURES 3 (AIR3); FUNCTIONS IN: serine-type endopeptidase activity; INVOLVED IN: proteolysis, response to auxin stimulus, lateral root morphogenesis; LOCATED IN: endomembrane system; EXPRESSED IN: 17 plant structures; EXPRESSED DURING: 11 growth stages; CONTAINS InterPro DOMAIN/s: Protease-associated PA (InterPro:IPR003137), Proteinase inhibitor, propeptide (InterPro:IPR009020), Peptidase S8/S53, subtilisin/kexin/sedolisin (InterPro:IPR000209), Peptidase S8, subtilisin-related (InterPro:IPR015500), Peptidase S8/S53, subtilisin, active site (InterPro:IPR022398), Proteinase inhibitor I9, subtilisin propeptide (InterPro:IPR010259); BEST Arabidopsis thaliana protein match is: Subtilase family protein (TAIR:AT5G59810.1); Has 30201 Blast hits to 17322 proteins in 780 species: Archae - 12; Bacteria - 1396; Metazoa - 17338; Fungi - 3422; Plants - 5037; Viruses - 0; Other Eukaryotes - 2996 (source: NCBI BLink).) yields the protein MKLTHNFSFLLLLLLVHMSSKHILASKDSSSYVVYFGAHSHVGEITEDAMDRVKETHYDFLGSFTGSRERATDAIFYSYTKHINGFAAHLDHDLAYEISKHPEVVSVFPNKALKLHTTRSWDFLGLEHNSYVPSSSIWRKARFGEDTIIANLDTGVWPESKSFRDEGLGPIPSRWKGICQNQKDATFHCNRKLIGARYFNKGYAAAVGHLNSSFDSPRDLDGHGSHTLSTAAGDFVPGVSIFGQGNGTAKGGSPRARVAAYKVCWPPVKGNECYDADVLAAFDAAIHDGADVISVSLGGEPTSFFNDSVAIGSFHAAKKRIVVVCSAGNSGPADSTVSNVAPWQITVGASTMDREFASNLVLGNGKHYKGQSLSSTALPHAKFYPIMASVNAKAKNASALDAQLCKLGSLDPIKTKGKILVCLRGQNGRVEKGRAVALGGGIGMVLENTYVTGNDLLADPHVLPATQLTSKDSFAVSRYISQTKKPIAHITPSRTDLGLKPAPVMASFSSKGPSIVAPQILKPDITAPGVSVIAAYTGAVSPTNEQFDPRRLLFNAISGTSMSCPHISGIAGLLKTRYPSWSPAAIRSAIMTTATIMDDIPGPIQNATNMKATPFSFGAGHVQPNLAVNPGLVYDLGIKDYLNFLCSLGYNASQISVFSGNNFTCSSPKISLVNLNYPSITVPNLTSSKVTVSRTVKNVGRPSMYTVKVNNPQGVYVAVKPTSLNFTKVGEQKTFKVILVKSKGNVAKGYVFGELVWSDKKHRVRSPIVVKL from the exons atgaagcTAACACATAACttctcgtttcttcttcttcttcttcttgttcacaTGAGCTCGAAACACATTCTTGCTTCTAAAGAT TCGTCTTCATATGTGGTGTACTTCGGAGCTCACTCTCATGTCGGAGAGATAACAGAAGATGCCATGGATCGAGTCAAAGAAACTCACTACGACTTTCTTGGTTCCTTCACTGGAAG CCGTGAGAGAGCCACAGACGCCATTTTCTACTCATACACAAAGCACATCAACGGATTCGCTGCTCATCTAGACCACGACCTTGCTTATGAAATCTCCA AACACCCTGAAGTTGTGTCTGTCTTCCCAAACAAAGCTTTAAAGCTTCACACGACTCGATCATGGGACTTTTTGGGTTTGGAACATAACTCTTACGTTCCTTCCTCTTCCATTTGGAGAAAGGCTAGGTTCGGAGAAGATACCATTATTGCAAATCTCGATACAG GTGTGTGGCCAGAATCAAAGAGCTTTAGAGATGAAGGCTTGGGACCAATTCCTTCAAGATGGAAGGGAATatgtcaaaaccaaaaagatgcCACTTTCCATTGCAATAG GAAACTGATAGGAGCAAGGTACTTCAACAAGGGCTACGCAGCCGCCGTAGGACATCTCAACTCAAGCTTCGACTCTCCACGTGATCTCGACGGCCATGGCTCCCACACTCTCTCCACCGCCGCCGGAGATTTTGTTCCTGGAGTCAGCATCTTCGGCCAAGGCAACGGCACGGCCAAAGGTGGCTCCCCTCGCGCCAGAGTGGCCGCGTACAAAGTCTGCTGGCCGCCAGTCAAAGGCAACGAATGCTACGACGCAGACGTCCTCGCTGCTTTCGACGCTGCCATACACGACGGAGCTGACGTCATATCCGTCTCTCTAGGCGGCGAGCCTACCTCGTTTTTTAACGACAGTGTCGCTATTGGTTCCTTTCACGCCGCTAAGAAGCGGATCGTGGTTGTTTGCTCTGCCGGAAACTCTGGACCGGCAGATAGTACGGTTTCTAATGTCGCGCCATGGCAGATTACCGTTGGTGCTAGCACCATGGACCGTGAGTTTGCTAGCAATCTTGTTCTCGGTAATGGAAAACATTACAAG GGACAAAGCTTGTCATCCACGGCATTGCCACATGCTAAGTTCTATCCAATTATGGCATCTGTAAATGCAAAAGCTAAGAACGCTTCAGCTTTGGATGC ACAATTATGCAAACTTGGATCGCTTGACCCTATAAAGACAAAGGGAAAGATATTAGTGTGTCTCAGAGGGCAGAACGGGAGGGTGGAAAAGGGTCGGGCCGTGGCTTTAGGGGGTGGCATAGGGATGGTTCTTGAGAACACTTATGTCACCGGGAATGATTTACTCGCTGACCCGCATGTCCTTCCAGCCACACAGCTCACTTCTAAGGATAGTTTTGCTGTGTCAAGATATATCAGCCAAACCAA GAAGCCGATTGCACACATTACTCCTTCAAGGACAGATTTGGGACTAAAACCAGCGCCTGTAATggcttcattttcttcaaaaggtCCAAGCATAGTGGCTCCTCAGATTCTGAAGCCTGACATAACTGCTCCTGGTGTGAGTGTGATCGCTGCCTACACTGGAGCAGTCTCTCCAACAAACGAACAGTTTGATCCTCGACGACTTCTGTTCAATGCTATTTCAGGAACCTCTATGTCTTGTCCTCATATCTCTGGCATTGCGGGTCTTCTCAAAACTCGTTATCCTTCTTGGAGCCCCGCAGCTATCCGCTCTGCCATCATGACTACCG CAACAATAATGGATGACATTCCTGGACCTATCCAAAATGCAACCAACATGAAGGCAACACCTTTCAGTTTTGGGGCAGGACACGTCCAACCAAATTTAGCTGTGAATCCCGGTCTCGTATACGATTTAGGCATCAAGGATTACCTCAACTTCTTATGCTCACTTGGATACAATGCATCACAAATCTCTGTATTCTCGGGCAACAACTTTACTTGTTCAAGCCCTAAAATCAGTCTTGTTAACCTCAACTATCCTTCCATCACAGTTCCAAACTTAACATCAAGCAAAGTCACCGTTTCAAGGACTGTTAAAAACGTTGGACGACCTTCGATGTATACCGTCAAGGTGAATAACCCACAGGGTGTTTATGTCGCGGTGAAGCCAACGAGCTTGAATTTCACCAAAGTTGGAGAGCAAAAGACGTTTAAAGTGATCCTTGTGAAAAGTAAGGGAAATGTGGCTAAGGGCTATGTGTTTGGAGAATTGGTTTGGTCAGACAAGAAGCATCGTGTGAGAAGTCCCATTGTGGTGAAGCTCTAA
- a CDS encoding TRAF-like family protein (TRAF-like family protein; CONTAINS InterPro DOMAIN/s: TRAF-like (InterPro:IPR008974), MATH (InterPro:IPR002083); BEST Arabidopsis thaliana protein match is: TRAF-like family protein (TAIR:AT5G26280.1); Has 35333 Blast hits to 34131 proteins in 2444 species: Archae - 798; Bacteria - 22429; Metazoa - 974; Fungi - 991; Plants - 531; Viruses - 0; Other Eukaryotes - 9610 (source: NCBI BLink).) codes for MNRGGCGGGPGRGGRGFGGRGGGPGFGPGGPGFGPGGPGFGPGGPGFGPGGPGFGGRGPRGPGFGPRGPGPWSGPRGPRPGGGGGPGPGPWSGPRGPRPGGGGGPGSGCGSGTGGGNQGQGGMWRDERPSNKILTITSFSVIKGRGEPYESSVFEAGGYKWRLVLYVNGNQNDGGNNHISLYVRIEETESLPKGWEVNVELKLFVYNGKQRKYLIVKDGIVKRYNDAKKEWGYGKLIPLTTFLDTNEGYLEQDIASFGAEIFSGTAVQVQEKVTFISNPPNNVFTWKILHFSNLEDKFYYSDDFLVEDRYWRLGFNPKGTGDGRSQAIPIFLYAQGHKPNAVATNTWGAVNLRLKNQRSSNHAQIYSAAWYPTRSDYGVGVNTIISLAEFNDASKGYSVNDSIIFEAEMVKVSVTNIVPI; via the exons ATGAATAGAGGAGGTTGTGGTGGTGGCCCTGGTAGAGGCGGTCGTGGTTTTGGTGGCCGCGGAGGAGGTCCTGGTTTTGGTCCAGGAGGTCCTGGTTTTGGCCCAGGAGGTCCTGGTTTTGGTCCAGGAGGTCCTGGTTTTGGTCCAGGAGGTCCTGGTTTTGGTGGCCGGGGCCCGAGAGGTCCTGGTTTTGGCCCAAGAGGCCCTGGTCCTTGGAGTGGCCCAAGAGGTCCTCGTcctggtggaggaggaggccCTGGTCCTGGTCCTTGGAGTGGCCCAAGAGGTCCTCGTCCtggcggaggaggaggtcCTGGTTCTGGTTGTGGCTCAGGGACAGGCGGCGGAAATCAGGGGCAAGGAG GAATGTGGAGAGATGAGCGACCATCAAACAAGATACTGACAATAACAAGTTTCTCCGTGATCAAAGGGAGAGGAGAACCCTACGAATCCTCGGTCTTTGAGGCCGGTGGTTACAAATG GAGATTAGTTTTGTATGTTAATGGTAATCAAAACGATGGTGGAAATAACCATATTTCACTTTACGTGAGGATCGAAGAGACAGAATCTCTTCCAAAAGGCTGGGAAGTCAATGTTGAACTCAAACTCTTTGTCTACAATGGGAAGCAACGCAAGTATTTGATTGTTAAAG ATGGAATAGTGAAACGATACAATGATGCGAAAAAAGAGTGGGGATACGGAAAATTGATTCCTCTTACAACATTCCTTGACACGAACGAAGGTTATCTTGAGCAGGACATTGCTTCTTTTGGTGCTGAGATCTTCAGCGGCACAGCGGTCCAAGTACAAGAGAAAGTCACATTCATATCCAACCCTCCAAACAATGTTTTCACTTGGAAGATACTTCATTTCTCTAACTTGGAAGATAAATTCTATTACTCtgatgattttcttgttgaagACCGAtattg GAGATTAGGATTTAACCCAAAAGGTACTGGTGATGGAAGATCACAAGCGATCCCAATCTTCCTATATGCTCAAGGCCATAAGCCAAACGCAGTTGCTACAAACACTTGGGGAGCGGTTAATCTGCGGTTAAAGAATCAACGAAGCTCCAACCACGCACAAATATATT CTGCAGCTTGGTACCCTACTCGAAGCGATTATGGTGTGGGAGTTAACACTATCATATCGTTAGCAGAATTCAATGATGCATCGAAAGGGTATTCGGTGAATGATTCCATTATCTTTGAAGCTGAAATGGTGAAGGTCTCTGTGACCAACATTGTTCCCATTTAA
- a CDS encoding TRAF-like family protein (TRAF-like family protein; FUNCTIONS IN: molecular_function unknown; INVOLVED IN: biological_process unknown; LOCATED IN: cellular_component unknown; CONTAINS InterPro DOMAIN/s: TRAF-like (InterPro:IPR008974), MATH (InterPro:IPR002083); BEST Arabidopsis thaliana protein match is: TRAF-like family protein (TAIR:AT5G26280.1); Has 30201 Blast hits to 17322 proteins in 780 species: Archae - 12; Bacteria - 1396; Metazoa - 17338; Fungi - 3422; Plants - 5037; Viruses - 0; Other Eukaryotes - 2996 (source: NCBI BLink).), whose translation MWRDERPSNKILTITSFSVIKGRGEPYESSVFEAGGYKWRLVLYVNGNQNDGGNNHISLYVRIEETESLPKGWEVNVELKLFVYNGKQRKYLIVKDGIVKRYNDAKKEWGYGKLIPLTTFLDTNEGYLEQDIASFGAEIFSGTAVQVQEKVTFISNPPNNVFTWKILHFSNLEDKFYYSDDFLVEDRYWRLGFNPKGTGDGRSQAIPIFLYAQGHKPNAVATNTWGAVNLRLKNQRSSNHAQIYSAAWYPTRSDYGVGVNTIISLAEFNDASKGYSVNDSIIFEAEMVKVSVTNIVPI comes from the exons ATGTGGAGAGATGAGCGACCATCAAACAAGATACTGACAATAACAAGTTTCTCCGTGATCAAAGGGAGAGGAGAACCCTACGAATCCTCGGTCTTTGAGGCCGGTGGTTACAAATG GAGATTAGTTTTGTATGTTAATGGTAATCAAAACGATGGTGGAAATAACCATATTTCACTTTACGTGAGGATCGAAGAGACAGAATCTCTTCCAAAAGGCTGGGAAGTCAATGTTGAACTCAAACTCTTTGTCTACAATGGGAAGCAACGCAAGTATTTGATTGTTAAAG ATGGAATAGTGAAACGATACAATGATGCGAAAAAAGAGTGGGGATACGGAAAATTGATTCCTCTTACAACATTCCTTGACACGAACGAAGGTTATCTTGAGCAGGACATTGCTTCTTTTGGTGCTGAGATCTTCAGCGGCACAGCGGTCCAAGTACAAGAGAAAGTCACATTCATATCCAACCCTCCAAACAATGTTTTCACTTGGAAGATACTTCATTTCTCTAACTTGGAAGATAAATTCTATTACTCtgatgattttcttgttgaagACCGAtattg GAGATTAGGATTTAACCCAAAAGGTACTGGTGATGGAAGATCACAAGCGATCCCAATCTTCCTATATGCTCAAGGCCATAAGCCAAACGCAGTTGCTACAAACACTTGGGGAGCGGTTAATCTGCGGTTAAAGAATCAACGAAGCTCCAACCACGCACAAATATATT CTGCAGCTTGGTACCCTACTCGAAGCGATTATGGTGTGGGAGTTAACACTATCATATCGTTAGCAGAATTCAATGATGCATCGAAAGGGTATTCGGTGAATGATTCCATTATCTTTGAAGCTGAAATGGTGAAGGTCTCTGTGACCAACATTGTTCCCATTTAA
- a CDS encoding TRAF-like family protein, with the protein MNRGGCGGGPGRGGRGFGGRGGGPGFGPGGPGFGGRGPRGPGFGPRGPGPWSGPRGPRPGGGGGPGSGCGSGTGGGNQGQGGMWRDERPSNKILTITSFSVIKGRGEPYESSVFEAGGYKWRLVLYVNGNQNDGGNNHISLYVRIEETESLPKGWEVNVELKLFVYNGKQRKYLIVKDGIVKRYNDAKKEWGYGKLIPLTTFLDTNEGYLEQDIASFGAEIFSGTAVQVQEKVTFISNPPNNVFTWKILHFSNLEDKFYYSDDFLVEDRYWRLGFNPKGTGDGRSQAIPIFLYAQGHKPNAVATNTWGAVNLRLKNQRSSNHAQIYSAAWYPTRSDYGVGVNTIISLAEFNDASKGYSVNDSIIFEAEMVKVSVTNIVPI; encoded by the exons ATGAATAGAGGAGGTTGTGGTGGTGGCCCTGGTAGAGGCGGTCGTGGTTTTGGTGGCCGCGGAGGAGGTCCTGGTTTTGGTCCAGGAG GTCCTGGTTTTGGTGGCCGGGGCCCGAGAGGTCCTGGTTTTGGCCCAAGAGGCCCTGGTCCTTGGAGTGGCCCAAGAG GTCCTCGTCCtggcggaggaggaggtcCTGGTTCTGGTTGTGGCTCAGGGACAGGCGGCGGAAATCAGGGGCAAGGAG GAATGTGGAGAGATGAGCGACCATCAAACAAGATACTGACAATAACAAGTTTCTCCGTGATCAAAGGGAGAGGAGAACCCTACGAATCCTCGGTCTTTGAGGCCGGTGGTTACAAATG GAGATTAGTTTTGTATGTTAATGGTAATCAAAACGATGGTGGAAATAACCATATTTCACTTTACGTGAGGATCGAAGAGACAGAATCTCTTCCAAAAGGCTGGGAAGTCAATGTTGAACTCAAACTCTTTGTCTACAATGGGAAGCAACGCAAGTATTTGATTGTTAAAG ATGGAATAGTGAAACGATACAATGATGCGAAAAAAGAGTGGGGATACGGAAAATTGATTCCTCTTACAACATTCCTTGACACGAACGAAGGTTATCTTGAGCAGGACATTGCTTCTTTTGGTGCTGAGATCTTCAGCGGCACAGCGGTCCAAGTACAAGAGAAAGTCACATTCATATCCAACCCTCCAAACAATGTTTTCACTTGGAAGATACTTCATTTCTCTAACTTGGAAGATAAATTCTATTACTCtgatgattttcttgttgaagACCGAtattg GAGATTAGGATTTAACCCAAAAGGTACTGGTGATGGAAGATCACAAGCGATCCCAATCTTCCTATATGCTCAAGGCCATAAGCCAAACGCAGTTGCTACAAACACTTGGGGAGCGGTTAATCTGCGGTTAAAGAATCAACGAAGCTCCAACCACGCACAAATATATT CTGCAGCTTGGTACCCTACTCGAAGCGATTATGGTGTGGGAGTTAACACTATCATATCGTTAGCAGAATTCAATGATGCATCGAAAGGGTATTCGGTGAATGATTCCATTATCTTTGAAGCTGAAATGGTGAAGGTCTCTGTGACCAACATTGTTCCCATTTAA
- a CDS encoding TRAF-like family protein (TRAF-like family protein; FUNCTIONS IN: molecular_function unknown; INVOLVED IN: biological_process unknown; LOCATED IN: cellular_component unknown; CONTAINS InterPro DOMAIN/s: TRAF-like (InterPro:IPR008974), MATH (InterPro:IPR002083); BEST Arabidopsis thaliana protein match is: TRAF-like family protein (TAIR:AT5G26280.1); Has 40157 Blast hits to 13977 proteins in 907 species: Archae - 22; Bacteria - 17141; Metazoa - 12439; Fungi - 1936; Plants - 3869; Viruses - 495; Other Eukaryotes - 4255 (source: NCBI BLink).), which produces MNRGGCGGGPGRGGRGFGGRGGGPGFGPGGPGFGPGGPGFGPGGPGFGPGGPGFGGRGPRGPGFGPRGPGPWSGPRGPRPGGGGGPGPGPWSGPRGPRPGGGGGPGSGCGSGTGGGNQGQGGMWRDERPSNKILTITSFSVIKGRGEPYESSVFEAGGYKWRLVLYVNGNQNDGGNNHISLYVRIEETESLPKGWEVNVELKLFVYNGKQRKYLIVKDGIVKRYNDAKKEWGYGKLIPLTTFLDTNEGYLEQDIASFGAEIFSGTAVQVQEKVTFISNPPNNVFTWKILHFSNLEDKFYYSDDFLVEDRYWRLGFNPKGTGDGRSQAIPIFLYAQGHKPNAVATNTWGAVNLRLKNQRSSNHAQIYCKY; this is translated from the exons ATGAATAGAGGAGGTTGTGGTGGTGGCCCTGGTAGAGGCGGTCGTGGTTTTGGTGGCCGCGGAGGAGGTCCTGGTTTTGGTCCAGGAGGTCCTGGTTTTGGCCCAGGAGGTCCTGGTTTTGGTCCAGGAGGTCCTGGTTTTGGTCCAGGAGGTCCTGGTTTTGGTGGCCGGGGCCCGAGAGGTCCTGGTTTTGGCCCAAGAGGCCCTGGTCCTTGGAGTGGCCCAAGAGGTCCTCGTcctggtggaggaggaggccCTGGTCCTGGTCCTTGGAGTGGCCCAAGAGGTCCTCGTCCtggcggaggaggaggtcCTGGTTCTGGTTGTGGCTCAGGGACAGGCGGCGGAAATCAGGGGCAAGGAG GAATGTGGAGAGATGAGCGACCATCAAACAAGATACTGACAATAACAAGTTTCTCCGTGATCAAAGGGAGAGGAGAACCCTACGAATCCTCGGTCTTTGAGGCCGGTGGTTACAAATG GAGATTAGTTTTGTATGTTAATGGTAATCAAAACGATGGTGGAAATAACCATATTTCACTTTACGTGAGGATCGAAGAGACAGAATCTCTTCCAAAAGGCTGGGAAGTCAATGTTGAACTCAAACTCTTTGTCTACAATGGGAAGCAACGCAAGTATTTGATTGTTAAAG ATGGAATAGTGAAACGATACAATGATGCGAAAAAAGAGTGGGGATACGGAAAATTGATTCCTCTTACAACATTCCTTGACACGAACGAAGGTTATCTTGAGCAGGACATTGCTTCTTTTGGTGCTGAGATCTTCAGCGGCACAGCGGTCCAAGTACAAGAGAAAGTCACATTCATATCCAACCCTCCAAACAATGTTTTCACTTGGAAGATACTTCATTTCTCTAACTTGGAAGATAAATTCTATTACTCtgatgattttcttgttgaagACCGAtattg GAGATTAGGATTTAACCCAAAAGGTACTGGTGATGGAAGATCACAAGCGATCCCAATCTTCCTATATGCTCAAGGCCATAAGCCAAACGCAGTTGCTACAAACACTTGGGGAGCGGTTAATCTGCGGTTAAAGAATCAACGAAGCTCCAACCACGCACAAATATATTGTAAGTactaa
- a CDS encoding TRAF-like family protein, protein MNRGGCGGGPGRGGRGFGGRGGGPGFGPGGPGFGPGGPGFGPGGPGFGPGGPGFGGRGPRGPGFGPRGPGPWSGPRGPRPGGGGGPGPGPWSGPRGPRPGGGGGPGSGCGSGTGGGNQGQGGMWRDERPSNKILTITSFSVIKGRGEPYESSVFEAGGYKWRLVLYVNGNQNDGGNNHISLYVRIEETESLPKGWEVNVELKLFVYNGKQRKYLIVKDGIVKRYNDAKKEWGYGKLIPLTTFLDTNEGYLEQDIASFGAEIFSGTAVQVQEKVTFISNPPNNVFTWKILHFSNLEDKFYYSDDFLVEDRYWLVFFW, encoded by the exons ATGAATAGAGGAGGTTGTGGTGGTGGCCCTGGTAGAGGCGGTCGTGGTTTTGGTGGCCGCGGAGGAGGTCCTGGTTTTGGTCCAGGAGGTCCTGGTTTTGGCCCAGGAGGTCCTGGTTTTGGTCCAGGAGGTCCTGGTTTTGGTCCAGGAGGTCCTGGTTTTGGTGGCCGGGGCCCGAGAGGTCCTGGTTTTGGCCCAAGAGGCCCTGGTCCTTGGAGTGGCCCAAGAGGTCCTCGTcctggtggaggaggaggccCTGGTCCTGGTCCTTGGAGTGGCCCAAGAGGTCCTCGTCCtggcggaggaggaggtcCTGGTTCTGGTTGTGGCTCAGGGACAGGCGGCGGAAATCAGGGGCAAGGAG GAATGTGGAGAGATGAGCGACCATCAAACAAGATACTGACAATAACAAGTTTCTCCGTGATCAAAGGGAGAGGAGAACCCTACGAATCCTCGGTCTTTGAGGCCGGTGGTTACAAATG GAGATTAGTTTTGTATGTTAATGGTAATCAAAACGATGGTGGAAATAACCATATTTCACTTTACGTGAGGATCGAAGAGACAGAATCTCTTCCAAAAGGCTGGGAAGTCAATGTTGAACTCAAACTCTTTGTCTACAATGGGAAGCAACGCAAGTATTTGATTGTTAAAG ATGGAATAGTGAAACGATACAATGATGCGAAAAAAGAGTGGGGATACGGAAAATTGATTCCTCTTACAACATTCCTTGACACGAACGAAGGTTATCTTGAGCAGGACATTGCTTCTTTTGGTGCTGAGATCTTCAGCGGCACAGCGGTCCAAGTACAAGAGAAAGTCACATTCATATCCAACCCTCCAAACAATGTTTTCACTTGGAAGATACTTCATTTCTCTAACTTGGAAGATAAATTCTATTACTCtgatgattttcttgttgaagACCGAtattggttagtttttttttggtaa